A region from the Rhizoctonia solani chromosome 13, complete sequence genome encodes:
- a CDS encoding F-box-like domain protein, with protein MEGMGLMSPSSPEELVSSIIRSYGQLQTSRYTAIASITLLVYDWLIALDKEVKFIWGRRWTFARIVYHLNRVLPLLLFSVILMPNILFAPSYYTATMSAPKFLIMKSQKIMLQQVQTNNSILQLWCSSAISAVVHNFDYSVLGAIWPTAGLGLDGSCGEANFNYHPEWLTKTGQALDSRSFPDGRARPGSDHTSYWKYLLLGQSPPGVLEGCFVVLPSNIWLAYLSGVLYESLVFGLLVWRIWRLSSGVGLTPLMKQLLKHGASFFAVNFGLMLLSCVGSGYSETIILVNVSGILTALSSIMCSRIFFSMHQFACLGGVQVNACLPATEFSGSSASDRLNIAMESLGNDGSHTRISLGVPNNKCSDINSPTRTSWTRLPHKVPV; from the exons ATGGAAGGTATGGGGTTGATGTCGCCGTCGTCACCCGAGGAGCTCGTCAGTTCGATCATTAGAAGCTACGGTCAACTACAGACGTCAAGATACACGGCCA TTGCCTCCATCACGCTCTTGGTATATGACTGGTTAATTGCATTAGATAAGGAGGTCAAGTTTATTTGGGGAAGGAGATGGACATTCGCTCGAATAGTGTATCACCTCAATCGTGTTCTACCCTTATTGTTATTCAG CGTCATCCTCATGCCTA ATATACTATTTGCGCCGTCTTACTACACTGCTACG ATGTCAGCTCCCAAATTCCTTATTATGAAGAGTCAGAAAATAATGCTTCAGCAGGTGCAAACGAATAATTCTATCCTACAGCTATGGTGTAGTAGTGCTATTAGCGCTGTCGTGCA CAACTTCGATTATTCGGTGTTGGGCGCTATATGGCCAACG GCCGGCCTGGGTTTAGATGGGTCTTGTGGTGAGGCAAATTTTAATTATCATCCCGAGTGGTTGACCAAAACAGGTCAGGCTCTTGATTCCCGCTCTTTTCCTGACGGTCGGGCACGCCCTGGCTCAGACCACACTTCATATTGGA AATACCTTTTACTCGGCCAATCCCC TCCGGGAGTTTTGGAAGGTTGTTTCGTCGTACTACCAAGTAACATATGGTTAGCGTACCTATCGGGAGTATTATACGAGAGTCTGGTCTTTGGTCTACTAGTATGGAGGATCTGGCGGTTATCAAGTGGGGTCGGATTGACACCTCTGATGAAACAGCTGCTTAAACA CGGTGCTTCGTTCTTCGCTGTTAACTTTGGACTCATGCTACTATCTTGCGTCGGTAGTGGCTATTCTGAAACAATCATTTTGGTCAATGTTTCAGG GATTCTAACCGCACTGTCTAGTATAATGTGCAGTCGTATATTCTTTTCTATGCATCAATTCGCTTGCCTGGGTGGGGTTCAGGTCAATGCGTGCCTTCCAGCAACTGAATTCAGCGGGTCCTCGGCCAGCGATCGACTGAACATTGCGATGGAGAGCTTAGGCAACGATGGTTCCCATACACGAATTAGTTTGGGGGTCCCAAATAATAAATGTTCCGACATCAACTCGCCAACTCGAACTTCATGGACACGGTTACCCCACAAGGTTCCTGTGTGA
- a CDS encoding F-box-like domain protein — translation MANGSQFKGFIELVDAIHVQAELARYLAISGIALLIYDWLSTLDKEVEYTWSRKWTFARIVYHLNRVLPVLLIGTILIPNVLFAPAHFTASICFTHNETKESKVCYRFIICTTSIIRCWALYGRRLLIPGLVVTVGHATFHVTINIEKISVFTNPLPDILQGCLVTVPNDIWLAYFSGVLYELVVFCMIVWKVWDLGRGLGLTPLMKQLLKHGASFFAVNLGVMLFSCVGSAYPSTIIAANGSGLLTALSSIMCSRIFFSMHDFASEDRVHISIGPPLSSGRGSGIISGQFAIPMQTMTNGSEVPSGLRISFTAPSQTTGPSISKAKGMRNGSDHLSV, via the exons ATGGCAAATGGGTCCCAGTTTAAAGGATTCATAGAGCTCGTTGACGCGATTCACGTGCAGGCTGAACTTGCACGATACCTGGCTA TTAGCGGAATAGCTTTACTTATATACGATTGGCTCAGTACGCTGGATAAGGAAGTTGAATATACATGGAGTAGAAAGTGGACCTTTGCTCGCATAGTCTATCATTTGAATCGAGTGTTGCCTGTTTTATTGATCGG TACAATTCTGATACCTA ATGTTTTGTTTGCACCAGCACATTTCACTGCTTCG ATTTGTTTCACCCACAACGAAACGAAAGAGTCTAAAGTTTGTTATAGGT TTATCATCTGCA CGACTTCAATCATTCGCTGTTGGGCGCTATACGGTCGAAG GTTGTTGATTCCTGGACTTGTAGTAACGGTTGGACACGCAACTTTCCATGTCACGATTAACATTGAG AAAATATCGGTTTTCACGAATCCAC TCCCCGACATTTTGCAAGGATGTCTTGTTACAGTTCCAAACGACATTTGGCTCGCATATTTTTCGGGGGTGCTATACGAGCTCGTTGTTTTCTGCATGATTGTCTGGAAAGTCTGGGATCTGGGACGTGGGCTGGGACTCACACCACTCATGAAGCAGTTGCTCAAACA CGGTGCCTCATTTTTTGCTGTTAATCTTGGAGTTATGCTTTTCTCATGTGTTGGGAGTGCCTATCCATCAACGATCATTGCGGCCAACGGTTCGGG GCTATTAACCGCGCTATCAAGCATAATGTGTAGCCGGATTTTCTTCTCTATGCATGATTTTGCGAGTGAAGATCGGGTCCATATCAGTATAGGCCCACCGCTGTCGTCCGGGCGTGGAAGTGGTATTATCAGCGGGCAATTCGCGATCCCAATGCAGACAATGACCAACGGGTCTGAAGTTCCATCCGGCCTTCGAATTAGCTTCACCGCACCATCTCAAACCACCGGTCCATCCATTTCTAAAGCAAAGGGTATGAGAAACGGGTCTGACCACTTGTCAGTATGA
- a CDS encoding Upstream activation factor subunit spp27, translating to MTTVESLEPHILAILTAPAVDLDTVSAKRVRAQLKVNLPKLEDEWVRKHKGEIDALTATIFDRVRAGMGEDEKEKTPSPPASVATASVTGNKRKRSAEEEADAEYARKLASELNGHNTRAGSVGNKRDKSKRKQAKSAKEIQDSDDEADAPKKKKSKPKKAKKQDDGDGEEKKKGGYQKEYALSPALAAFTGVSALSRPQIVKRLWDHIKANNLQNPQDKREILCDDQMKGLFNVDKINMFQMNKVIGAHIVGDAPQ from the exons ATGACGACAGTAGAGTCGCTCGAACCGCACATTCTGGCTATCCTGACAGCGCCAGCGGTGGACTTGGATACTGTGTCGGCCAAACGGGTCCGTGCGCAGCTCAAAGTCAACTTGCCAAAGTTGGAAGACGAGTGGGTGCGGAAGCACAAGGGAGAGATTGATGCTCTGACTGCAACGATCTTTGACCGCGTGAGAGCGGGGATGGGAGAGGATGAGAAAGAGAAGACTCCATCTCCACCTGCGAGTGTTGCTACAGCTTCTGTTACGGGTAACAAGCGGAAACGAAGTGCGGAGGAAGAGGCCGATGCAGAGTATGCGAGGAAGCTGGCCAGCGAACTCAATGGGCACAACACCCGTGCTGGGAGCGTTGGAAACAAAAGGGACAAATCAAAGCGAAAACAGGCAAAGAGCGCCAAAGAGATTCAGGATTCAGACGACGAGGCCGATGcacccaagaagaagaagtcCAAGCCTAAAAAGGCTAAGAAGCAGGATGACGGCGATGGCGAGGAGAAGAAAAAAGGGGGTTACCAGAAGGAGTATGCGTTGAG TCCTGCGTTGGCTGCGTTTACGGGCGTATCAGCG CTCTCACGACCCCAAATTGTCAAGAGGCTCTGGGACCATATCAAAGCCAACAACCTACAAAACCCGCAAGACAAGCGAGAAATCCTGTGCGACGACCAGATGAAAGGTCTTTTCAACGTTGACAAGATCAACATGTTCCAGATGAACAAGGTCATCGGAGC ACACATTGTTGGCGACGCACCACAGTGA